In a genomic window of Magnolia sinica isolate HGM2019 chromosome 14, MsV1, whole genome shotgun sequence:
- the LOC131224779 gene encoding pentatricopeptide repeat-containing protein At3g62890 — MRAASKLISSTHPSLHLSHPTPDSFTWNTLIRAHTRSVARPSLSVYLRMRLHAVLPDLRTFPFLLQSFASPSNLQSGKRTHAHILRSGFASDAFVQTSLINMYSTCGCLDSAHQVFGEIPLPDLPSWNSIISANVKSGFVGVARHMFDEMPQRNVISWSCMIDGYVRSGDCKEALALFRDMQLLEVEEVRPNEYTMSSVLSACGRLGALEHGKWVHAYIDKCGMEVDVVLGTSLIDMYAKCGSVERARQVFTELGWKKDVMAWSAMISGLAMHGHGKECLDLFSRMQDQWVRPNAVTFLAVLCACVHAGLVSKGMEYFEMMREEFGITPTIQHYGSIVDLYGRAGLIEKAWDVVKSMPMKPDVLIWGALLSGSRMHGDVEMCEFSIKQLIELEPNNSGAYVLLSNVYAKMGRWEDVRYVRDLMEAKGIRKVPGCSMVEVGGILHEFFVGDESHPETREIYQMLEEIMKKLKLAGYVGNTREVLLDLDEEGKELALSLHSEKLAIAFSFIKTRPGTPIRIVKNLRICVDCHVAIKLISRVFNREIVVRDCNRFHHFRYGLCSCKDYW, encoded by the coding sequence ATGAGAGCAGCATCAAAGCTCATATCCTCCACTCATCCATCCCTCCATCTCTCCCATCCAACGCCCGATTCCTTCACCTGGAACACTCTCATTCGGGCCCACACCCGATCCGTGGCTCGCCCCTCCCTCTCCGTCTACCTCCGTATGCGGCTCCATGCCGTCCTGCCCGATCTCCGCACCTTCCCTTTCCTCCTCCAATCCTTCGCCTCTCCTTCCAATCTCCAATCCGGTAAACGAACTCACGCTCACATACTCCGCTCGGGCTTCGCTTCTGACGCCTTTGTCCAGACCTCCCTCATCAATATGTACTCCACTTGCGGGTGTCTAGATTCTGCCCACCAAGTGTTTGGTGAGATTCCCCTACCCGATTTGCCATCTTGGAACTCTATCATCTCTGCAAATGTGAAATCGGGATTTGTTGGTGTTGCGCgccacatgtttgatgaaatgccgcAGAGGAATGTTATTTCTTGGAGTTGCATGATTGATGGGTATGTGAGGTCTGGTGATTGCAAAGAAGCGCTTGCATTGTTTAGGGATATGCAGTTGTTGGAGGTGGAGGAAGTTCGTCCGAATGAATATACCATGTCAAGTGTTCTTTCAGCATGTGGGCGGTTGGGTGCATTGGAGCATGGGAAATGGGTACATGCTTATATTGACAAGTGTGGGATGGAAGTTGACGTTGTGTTGGGGACTTCGTTGATAGATATGTATGCAAAGTGTGGGAGCGTTGAAAGGGCAAGACAGGTGTTTACAGAACTGGGTTGGAAGAAGGATGTGATGGCTTGGAGCGCCATGATTTCGGGTCTAGCTATGCATGGGCATGGGAAGGAGTGCCTTGATTTGTTCTCACGGATGCAGGATCAGTGGGTGAGGCCTAATGCAGTCACATTCTTGGCCGTTCTGTGCGCTTGTGTCCATGCAGGTCTGGTGAGTAAGGGCATGGAGTACTTTGAGATGATGAGAGAGGAATTCGGTATCACCCCAACGATTCAACACTATGGTAGCATTGTGGACCTCTATGGAAGAGCTGGCCTTATTGAGAAGGCATGGGATGTTGTGAAGTCTATGCCCATGAAGCCTGATGTGCTCATCTGGGGAGCTCTTCTAAGCGGGTCGAGAATGCATGGTGATGTTGAGATGTGTGAATTTTCTATCAAACAGCTTATTGAATTGGAACCGAATAATAGTGGTGCCTATGTGCTTCTATCCAATGTTTATGCCAAAATGGGCAGGTGGGAGGATGTAAGATATGTGAGAGATCTTATGGAAGCTAAGGGTATTAGGAAGGTGCCTGGGTGTAGTATGGTTGAGGTTGGTGGCATCCTCCATGAGTTCTTTGTGGGGGATGAATCTCACCCAGAGACCAGAGAGATCTATCAGATGCTTGAGGAGATCATGAAGAAATTAAAGTTGGCAGGTTATGTAGGGAATACTAGAGAGGTTTTGTTAGATTTGGATGAGGAAGGAAAGGAGCTGGCATTGTCCCTTCACAGTGAGAAGTTAGCCATTGCTTTTAGTTTCATCAAGACAAGGCCTGGCACACCAATACGCATTGTTAAGAACCTTAGGATATGTGTCGATTGCCATGTTGCTATTAAGCTCATATCTAgggttttcaatagggagattgtCGTAAGAGATTGCAACCGCTTTCACCATTTTAGATATGGATTGTGCTCTTGTAAAGATTACTGGTGA
- the LOC131225103 gene encoding large ribosomal subunit protein eL22z, with amino-acid sequence MSRGSAAGPKGKKKGATFTIDCAKPVEDKIMDIASLEKFLQERIKVGGKAGALGDTVTVARDKNKITVTSDGAFSKRYLKYLTKKYLKKHNVRDWLRVISSNKDRNVYELRYFNIAENEGEEED; translated from the exons ATGAGCCGAGGGAGCGCAGCAGGTCCCAAGGGGAAGAAGAAGGGAGCGACTTTCACGATCGATTGCGCGAAGCCAGTGGAGGACAAGATCATGGATATCGCGTCCCTCGAGAAATTCCTGCAGGAGAGGATCAAGGTCGGCGGCAAGGCCGGAGCTCTCGGCGACACCGTTACGGTTGCCCGCGACAAGAACAAGATCACCGTCACTTCCGATGGTGCCTTCTCGAAGCG CTATTTGAAGTACTTAACAAAGAAGTACTTGAAGAAGCACAACGTGCGGGACTGGCTCCGTGTGATTTCATCCAACAAAGATCGCAATGTCTACGAGCTGCGCTACTTCAACATTGCAGAGAATGAGGGGGAAGAGGAAGACTGA